In Archangium violaceum, the following are encoded in one genomic region:
- a CDS encoding fatty acid desaturase family protein, producing the protein MSRATPDFDPASVDVEGLLADIRALRAEIDASISEADHSHLRRIERWGRAATVIGLATCWLMPNPLSASALSLGRSARWMLMHHVGHRGYDRVPGTPIERTSKGFAKGKRRYLDWFDWMLPEAWVYEHNVLHHSHTGEDEDPDVHERNAEGFLRGIERPLALRYLQVVLLASTWRASYYAPTTLASLRRKRRPDGPLTREEWREVLLRGYAPYAAWSFVLLPALFLPLGAWAGFSALCNSLMAEVLSNLHTFIVGGPNHTGEDLYRFDSAPEGKGERYVQQVIGTANYRTGGDLNDYLHLWLNYQIEHHIFPDLSMLQYQRVQPKVRALCEKYGIPYVQESIWTRLRKMVDIAVGNRSMRRLARRSVRQ; encoded by the coding sequence ATGTCCCGAGCCACCCCCGACTTCGATCCCGCGTCCGTGGACGTGGAGGGCCTCCTGGCCGACATCCGCGCGTTGCGCGCGGAGATCGATGCCTCCATCAGTGAGGCGGACCATTCACACCTGCGGCGCATCGAGCGCTGGGGCCGGGCGGCCACGGTGATCGGCCTGGCCACCTGCTGGCTCATGCCCAACCCGCTGAGCGCCTCGGCGTTGAGCCTTGGCCGCTCCGCGCGCTGGATGCTGATGCACCATGTGGGGCACCGCGGCTACGACCGCGTCCCGGGCACCCCCATCGAGCGCACGAGCAAGGGGTTCGCCAAAGGCAAGCGCCGCTACCTCGACTGGTTCGACTGGATGCTCCCCGAAGCCTGGGTATACGAGCACAACGTGCTCCACCACTCACACACCGGCGAGGACGAGGACCCGGACGTGCACGAGCGCAACGCCGAGGGCTTCCTGCGCGGCATCGAGCGCCCTCTCGCGCTGCGCTACCTCCAGGTCGTGCTGCTCGCGAGCACCTGGCGGGCCAGCTACTACGCTCCAACGACACTGGCCTCGCTGCGGCGCAAGCGCCGCCCGGACGGCCCGCTCACCCGCGAGGAGTGGCGCGAGGTGCTGCTGCGCGGCTACGCGCCCTACGCCGCCTGGAGCTTCGTCCTGCTGCCCGCGCTCTTCCTTCCGCTGGGGGCCTGGGCCGGCTTCAGCGCCCTGTGCAACTCTCTCATGGCCGAGGTCCTCTCCAACCTGCACACCTTCATCGTGGGGGGACCCAACCACACGGGCGAGGACCTGTACCGCTTCGATTCCGCGCCCGAGGGCAAGGGCGAGCGCTACGTCCAGCAGGTGATCGGCACCGCCAACTACCGCACGGGGGGCGATCTGAACGACTACCTCCACCTGTGGCTCAACTATCAGATCGAGCACCACATCTTCCCAGACCTGTCGATGCTCCAGTACCAGCGCGTGCAGCCGAAGGTGCGCGCGCTGTGCGAGAAGTACGGCATCCCCTACGTGCAGGAGAGCATCTGGACGCGCCTGCGGAAGATGGTGGACATCGCGGTGGGCAATCGCTCCATGCGGCGGCTGGCGCGCCGTTCTGTACGCCAATAG
- a CDS encoding NAD-dependent epimerase/dehydratase family protein, with product MNVLVTGATGLIGNAIVRRLQGRGGRVRALVRDPERAARVLPAGVDLVRGDVTEPDSLPAAMKEVEWLFHAAGMPEQWQPDSSIFDRVNRQGTVNVLRAAQAARVKRVVYTSTMDVFAAPRGGTLVETNIDTEPKPTAYERSKQDAEREAETLRREGLELVYVNPGAVYGPSPVHVGLNSFFLQVLNRKVPALPPGGMPVAYVDGVADAHLAAAERGVPGERYLLADTHVSNTELAREILRVEGAGGRVPPTAPEALMKLLSAASAPLARTFGFTPLIAPGQLSFLLWDARVDASKARRELGFTPTPLAQGVERTVAFLRQEGLVRAVRQ from the coding sequence ATGAACGTGCTCGTAACGGGGGCCACGGGCCTCATTGGGAACGCGATTGTCCGGCGGTTGCAGGGAAGGGGCGGCCGGGTGCGAGCGCTGGTGCGCGATCCAGAGCGGGCCGCGCGCGTACTCCCGGCGGGAGTGGACCTGGTGCGCGGCGACGTGACGGAGCCGGACTCGCTGCCAGCGGCCATGAAGGAGGTGGAGTGGCTCTTCCACGCGGCGGGAATGCCCGAGCAGTGGCAGCCGGATTCATCCATCTTCGACCGGGTGAACCGCCAGGGCACGGTGAACGTGCTCCGGGCGGCACAGGCCGCGAGGGTGAAGCGGGTGGTGTACACCTCGACGATGGACGTCTTCGCCGCGCCACGAGGGGGCACGCTGGTGGAGACGAACATCGACACCGAGCCGAAGCCCACCGCCTACGAGCGCTCCAAGCAGGACGCGGAGCGGGAGGCGGAGACCCTCCGGCGCGAGGGGCTGGAGCTCGTCTACGTGAATCCAGGGGCGGTCTACGGGCCGAGCCCGGTCCACGTGGGCCTCAACTCGTTCTTCCTCCAGGTGCTCAACCGGAAGGTACCGGCCCTGCCGCCCGGGGGAATGCCGGTGGCGTACGTGGACGGCGTGGCGGATGCGCACCTCGCGGCGGCCGAGCGCGGCGTTCCGGGTGAGCGCTACCTCCTGGCCGACACCCACGTGAGCAACACGGAGCTGGCGCGGGAGATCCTCCGCGTGGAGGGGGCGGGAGGCCGCGTTCCACCCACCGCGCCCGAGGCGCTGATGAAGCTGCTCTCCGCGGCGTCGGCGCCCCTGGCGAGGACCTTCGGCTTCACGCCACTCATCGCGCCGGGGCAGCTCTCATTCCTGCTCTGGGACGCCCGCGTGGATGCGAGCAAGGCGCGGCGCGAGCTCGGCTTCACCCCGACGCCTCTCGCCCAGGGCGTGGAGAGGACCGTGGCCTTCCTGCGACAAGAGGGCCTCGTCCGCGCTGTACGCCAGTAG
- a CDS encoding HEAT repeat domain-containing protein: MFLLLGAAASGEPTPGGGVCATVEACVARLVELGSARGPRDGITNEDEALGRALAKLGPDALPPLTALLDHRHPQVRESAAYALGFFGEAAKPAIPALTRAVKKKVSWAVWALGLTKDASALPTLKQVLLRGDMGVVSMLGDFGEAGVAVLVEALEDRKTSTKVLRILLDEFDSRTGAPPVTAPVVPRLVAVLADAQRPPLARRVAILWLENIGPAASEAIPELRKVRETSGDEPLRDAASHALAAMGEGDVVANLIRALDKRDGVDRRSVLAFLGRLGPAATPAIPRLSEMLRTAEDWEDRERAADALGWTRSPEAVPVLLEALGDLSWRVQYEAVTALGRVGSGEALPMLAAVRQEHWFGPVRRAAARAIEAIELAGRAPRPMHYSQGVFKARWAEWDARRASPEEQCWDEEARQWRVRKGERWLTLKPVDRPRQLDTFQNFPFPELRSAQTSFHRVEGGWLMGVDKGEFGGGLWLLGEDGSRTPILETEEESFLGFAELPGRLLAFTGMSHMGLNEGFAHTLTREGDGTWTLHRLAQLPGFPKAWRIDADITLVVATGSGVVELAYTGVQRMLPCP; this comes from the coding sequence GTGTTCCTGCTGCTCGGGGCCGCCGCTTCCGGAGAACCGACTCCCGGAGGGGGCGTGTGCGCGACGGTCGAGGCCTGTGTCGCGAGGCTGGTGGAGCTCGGCTCCGCGCGGGGGCCCCGGGATGGCATCACGAATGAGGACGAAGCCCTGGGCCGGGCGTTGGCGAAGCTGGGGCCGGACGCATTGCCTCCGCTGACGGCGCTGCTCGATCACCGCCATCCTCAGGTGCGCGAGAGCGCGGCCTATGCGCTCGGCTTCTTCGGCGAGGCCGCGAAGCCAGCGATCCCGGCGCTCACCCGGGCCGTGAAGAAGAAGGTGTCCTGGGCGGTCTGGGCGCTGGGGCTCACGAAGGATGCATCGGCCCTCCCCACGCTCAAGCAGGTGTTGCTCCGAGGTGACATGGGAGTTGTCTCCATGCTGGGGGACTTCGGTGAGGCGGGCGTGGCGGTTCTCGTCGAGGCGCTCGAGGACAGGAAGACCTCCACCAAGGTGCTGCGGATCTTGCTGGACGAGTTCGATAGCCGCACGGGAGCCCCACCTGTCACGGCTCCCGTGGTGCCCCGTCTGGTCGCCGTGCTCGCCGATGCCCAGCGTCCGCCATTGGCCCGGAGGGTGGCGATCCTCTGGCTGGAGAACATCGGCCCGGCGGCGAGCGAGGCCATTCCCGAGCTCCGGAAGGTTCGCGAGACGTCTGGCGACGAGCCGCTGCGCGATGCCGCGTCCCATGCGCTGGCGGCGATGGGGGAGGGCGACGTGGTGGCCAACCTCATCCGCGCGCTGGACAAACGGGATGGGGTCGATCGTAGGAGCGTGCTCGCCTTCCTGGGGCGGTTGGGCCCCGCGGCGACGCCGGCGATCCCCCGGCTCTCCGAGATGCTGCGAACCGCCGAGGACTGGGAGGATCGGGAGCGGGCGGCTGATGCGCTGGGGTGGACGCGCTCGCCCGAGGCGGTACCCGTGCTGCTCGAGGCCCTGGGGGATCTCTCCTGGCGAGTCCAATATGAGGCCGTGACGGCCCTGGGGCGTGTCGGCTCGGGAGAGGCGCTCCCGATGCTCGCCGCCGTGCGGCAGGAGCACTGGTTCGGTCCAGTCCGCCGTGCAGCGGCGAGGGCCATCGAGGCCATCGAGCTCGCGGGCCGGGCACCTCGTCCGATGCACTACTCCCAGGGGGTCTTCAAGGCGCGCTGGGCGGAGTGGGATGCTCGAAGGGCGTCCCCCGAGGAGCAGTGCTGGGACGAGGAAGCCAGGCAGTGGCGGGTTCGCAAGGGGGAGCGCTGGCTGACCCTGAAGCCGGTGGATCGGCCGCGGCAGCTCGACACGTTCCAGAACTTCCCATTCCCCGAGCTGCGGAGTGCCCAGACGAGCTTCCACCGTGTGGAGGGAGGATGGCTCATGGGGGTGGACAAGGGAGAGTTTGGCGGCGGGCTGTGGCTCCTCGGGGAGGACGGGAGCAGGACGCCCATCCTGGAGACGGAGGAGGAGTCCTTTCTGGGCTTCGCGGAGCTCCCCGGAAGGCTCCTGGCGTTCACGGGGATGTCTCACATGGGGCTCAACGAGGGCTTCGCCCACACGCTCACCCGAGAGGGTGACGGCACCTGGACGCTCCACCGTCTGGCACAGCTTCCCGGGTTCCCGAAGGCCTGGCGGATCGACGCGGATATTACCCTGGTGGTGGCGACGGGGAGCGGGGTGGTGGAGCTCGCCTACACCGGTGTGCAGCGGATGCTGCCCTGCCCGTGA
- a CDS encoding Lrp/AsnC family transcriptional regulator, which translates to MHTIFVMIKCELGQTYKTAAMIVDQVDEAAEVYSTSGGYDLLAKFHLDKEQDIGRFVTERIQTLPGIKDTYTITTFSAF; encoded by the coding sequence GTGCACACCATCTTCGTCATGATCAAGTGTGAGCTGGGGCAGACCTACAAGACGGCGGCGATGATCGTCGATCAGGTCGACGAGGCCGCGGAGGTCTACTCCACCTCGGGCGGGTACGATCTGCTGGCCAAGTTCCACCTCGACAAGGAACAGGACATCGGCCGCTTCGTCACCGAGCGCATCCAGACGCTCCCCGGCATCAAGGACACCTACACCATCACCACGTTCAGCGCGTTCTGA
- a CDS encoding PhnD/SsuA/transferrin family substrate-binding protein yields the protein MTTSSTPIRFMLFPSLGEVREHVRVDLFGRALSERLGRSVVVELAPTYEALEAELAAGRVDMAWGTSEQCTAFEPRARAVLRAVRSGSWHYHSALVCRADEPLTLETLEGKRAAWVAPRSTGGHLLPMRFLESRGLHPEETFSEQRFLGTYRKALQAVLSGESDVAAIFSNHPDEHAMRATLASYVGADEPKLVPFVFTEATLSDGIILTRRLSEEDAATLVSVLTGMNTDGSGLEMLMGPFRVEGFVLPSKAGTRSPARRARCSAEYVAAELDEELRCLRLWSPSGRAFGRDVRGAEGRTLAEVLGPEAADPLVALVRAVRHGGAGGRLEYCLEVEGETRCYAAEITPCAPAPGDTGERLGLLVRDVSGMRALEEPLYRLASFPLLHPEPLLELGMDGMLRYANPAAHTAFPELVVRGAEHPLVEAALSWAWRGAASGEPAPTVHLDGRYWELTVAQLWDPPGLRVFAKDVTLRKQMEARLIQADRLSALGSLAAAVGHEMNNPLAFMLANLSFVREELERLGESLRERGDARAEELDDVLEALAETSEGASRLKHIVRDLRTLSRKPPEHQARVQLQPVLENALKLIRGELHHRARLEKDFHDLPAVDADEARLSQLFLNLLLNAVQSMDPGAAAHNVLRVAAYTGPDGEVVVEVQDTGKGLRPEVLSRIFEPFVTARPSSTGLGLSVSHAIVTSLGGTLRAESREGRGTLLTVTLPPAAEMAQPRPALLAG from the coding sequence GTGACCACATCCAGCACCCCCATCCGTTTCATGCTCTTCCCGTCGCTGGGGGAAGTCCGCGAACACGTGAGGGTCGATCTCTTCGGACGCGCGCTGTCCGAGCGGTTGGGCCGATCGGTGGTGGTGGAGCTGGCGCCCACGTATGAGGCGCTGGAGGCGGAGCTGGCGGCGGGCCGGGTGGACATGGCCTGGGGCACGTCGGAGCAGTGCACGGCCTTCGAGCCGCGGGCCAGGGCGGTGCTGCGCGCGGTGCGCTCGGGCAGCTGGCACTACCACTCGGCGCTGGTGTGCCGCGCGGACGAGCCCCTCACGCTGGAGACGCTCGAGGGCAAGCGCGCCGCGTGGGTGGCTCCGCGCTCGACGGGCGGACACCTGCTGCCCATGCGGTTCCTGGAGTCTCGGGGCCTGCACCCGGAGGAGACCTTCTCCGAGCAGCGCTTCCTGGGCACGTACCGCAAGGCGCTGCAGGCGGTGCTCTCTGGCGAGTCGGACGTGGCCGCCATCTTCTCCAACCACCCGGACGAGCACGCCATGAGGGCCACCCTGGCCTCCTACGTGGGGGCCGATGAGCCCAAGCTCGTCCCATTCGTCTTCACCGAGGCCACGCTGTCCGACGGCATCATCCTCACCCGGCGCCTGTCCGAGGAGGACGCCGCCACGCTGGTGTCCGTGCTCACGGGGATGAACACGGACGGCTCGGGCCTGGAGATGCTGATGGGGCCCTTCCGGGTGGAGGGCTTCGTGCTCCCGTCGAAAGCCGGGACGCGGTCTCCGGCGCGGCGGGCGCGGTGCAGCGCGGAGTACGTGGCGGCGGAGCTGGACGAGGAGCTGCGGTGCCTGCGGCTCTGGTCTCCCTCGGGCAGGGCCTTTGGCCGGGACGTGAGGGGGGCCGAGGGCCGGACGCTGGCGGAGGTGCTGGGGCCGGAAGCGGCGGATCCGCTGGTGGCGCTGGTGCGCGCGGTGCGCCACGGGGGCGCGGGAGGCCGGCTGGAGTATTGCCTGGAGGTCGAGGGCGAGACGCGCTGCTACGCGGCGGAGATCACCCCGTGCGCGCCGGCTCCCGGAGACACGGGGGAGCGCCTGGGCCTGCTGGTGCGGGACGTGTCGGGCATGCGCGCGTTGGAGGAGCCGCTGTACCGGCTGGCCTCCTTCCCGCTGCTGCATCCCGAGCCGCTGCTGGAGCTGGGCATGGACGGCATGCTGCGCTACGCCAACCCGGCCGCGCACACCGCCTTCCCGGAACTGGTGGTGCGGGGAGCGGAGCACCCGCTGGTGGAGGCGGCGCTGTCGTGGGCCTGGCGTGGGGCGGCCTCGGGCGAGCCCGCGCCCACGGTGCACCTGGATGGGCGGTACTGGGAGCTGACGGTGGCGCAGTTGTGGGATCCGCCGGGCCTGCGGGTGTTCGCCAAGGACGTGACGCTGCGCAAGCAGATGGAGGCGCGGCTCATCCAGGCGGATCGCCTGTCGGCGCTGGGCTCGCTGGCGGCGGCGGTGGGGCACGAGATGAACAACCCGCTGGCCTTCATGCTGGCCAACCTCTCCTTCGTGCGCGAGGAGCTGGAGCGGCTGGGCGAGTCGCTGCGCGAGCGGGGCGACGCCCGGGCGGAGGAGCTGGATGACGTGCTGGAGGCCCTGGCCGAGACGTCGGAGGGGGCGAGCCGGCTGAAGCACATCGTGAGGGACTTGCGGACGCTCTCGCGCAAGCCGCCGGAGCACCAGGCGCGGGTGCAATTGCAGCCAGTGCTGGAGAACGCGCTGAAGCTCATCCGCGGCGAGCTGCACCACCGGGCGCGGCTGGAGAAGGACTTCCACGACCTGCCGGCGGTGGACGCGGACGAGGCGCGGCTGAGCCAGCTCTTCCTCAACCTGCTGCTCAACGCGGTGCAGTCGATGGACCCGGGGGCGGCCGCGCACAACGTGCTGCGGGTGGCGGCCTACACGGGGCCGGACGGGGAAGTGGTGGTGGAGGTCCAGGACACGGGCAAGGGCCTGCGGCCCGAGGTGCTCTCGCGCATCTTCGAGCCCTTCGTCACGGCGCGGCCGAGCAGCACGGGCCTGGGGCTGTCGGTGAGCCACGCCATCGTGACGAGCCTGGGAGGCACGCTGCGCGCGGAGAGCCGCGAGGGACGGGGGACCCTGCTCACCGTGACGCTGCCCCCGGCGGCCGAGATGGCCCAGCCGCGCCCGGCCCTGCTCGCGGGGTAG
- a CDS encoding prenyltransferase/squalene oxidase repeat-containing protein has protein sequence MHAVVDQEVEWKTSITEALTRAVRFLEHAQTPDGRWLDFRFRFVVGDRDVISSQWVTAYVGEALTRAGGDPARLERARDWLMGHTHPGGGWGFSLATPADADSTANVVNFLSHWRGVPPWDEALDEARAQLMRYWDEVQGGFRTYRPAERPSLNGWASYPGSSWCDVHLCVTGMAARALHASGDTRQRPTIEACAHLMRASQAPEGFWEAYWWHGRTYSTYHAARLLSLSVGDSEPVARAARWLSGVQGADGGWSNGTGGEAAPFHTALALSTLLLDRGRTRHGPALHAGLRWLLRAQQPDGGWAHVPIMRMPRPELHTPWEDPEGCLLLPVLTDRNRLFTTATVVSALTDCLDVLRPE, from the coding sequence ATGCACGCAGTCGTGGATCAAGAGGTGGAATGGAAGACGTCCATCACCGAGGCTCTCACGAGGGCCGTGCGATTCCTGGAACACGCGCAGACACCGGACGGACGATGGCTGGATTTCCGCTTCCGCTTCGTGGTGGGAGACCGGGATGTCATCAGCTCCCAATGGGTGACAGCCTACGTGGGAGAGGCCTTGACGCGAGCGGGTGGAGATCCGGCCCGACTGGAGCGCGCCCGCGACTGGCTGATGGGTCATACACACCCCGGTGGTGGGTGGGGATTCAGCCTGGCGACGCCCGCGGACGCGGACTCCACCGCCAACGTGGTGAATTTCCTCTCACACTGGCGCGGCGTGCCGCCGTGGGACGAGGCGCTGGACGAGGCCCGTGCCCAACTGATGCGTTATTGGGACGAGGTCCAGGGCGGCTTCCGCACCTATCGCCCCGCGGAGCGGCCCTCCCTGAATGGCTGGGCCAGCTACCCGGGCAGCAGCTGGTGTGACGTCCACCTGTGCGTCACCGGGATGGCCGCGAGGGCCCTGCACGCCTCTGGAGATACACGACAACGTCCCACGATCGAGGCCTGCGCCCACCTGATGCGCGCGAGCCAGGCCCCCGAGGGTTTCTGGGAGGCGTACTGGTGGCACGGCCGCACCTACTCCACCTACCACGCGGCGCGGCTGCTCTCCCTCTCGGTTGGAGACTCCGAGCCGGTGGCTCGCGCCGCCCGCTGGCTCTCCGGTGTTCAAGGGGCCGATGGAGGATGGAGCAACGGCACCGGCGGTGAGGCCGCCCCCTTCCACACCGCGCTCGCGCTCTCGACACTGCTGCTCGACAGAGGACGCACCCGCCACGGGCCCGCGCTCCATGCCGGCCTCCGCTGGCTGCTGCGGGCCCAACAACCGGATGGAGGCTGGGCCCACGTCCCCATCATGCGGATGCCCCGCCCCGAGCTCCACACGCCCTGGGAGGACCCCGAGGGCTGTCTCCTCCTCCCCGTGCTGACGGACCGCAACCGGCTGTTCACCACCGCCACCGTGGTGTCGGCCCTGACCGACTGCCTCGACGTCTTGCGCCCCGAGTGA
- a CDS encoding TIGR02265 family protein — MIGNQASCDEDSGLGTKEELQRRLSLATPTDTVRGFAINNTLGALRQDLGSEAVAHCLHQVEHKSFHSFFNYPVSDHLRVQYTTAWMLSERYGGFDAAVRRIARGLAPEFLSSVVGRAFLALTQQGPKQLIEHVPMAFRAVATFGEGTVRWTSPKSGVLTTKRDFLLYVSHEGGLMSLFRTLKIQGAWVRGRQVGPLANEVEFSWD; from the coding sequence ATGATCGGCAATCAAGCCTCCTGCGACGAAGACTCTGGCCTCGGTACGAAAGAGGAGTTGCAGCGGCGGCTGTCGCTGGCGACTCCCACGGACACCGTGCGCGGGTTCGCCATCAACAACACGTTGGGGGCACTGCGACAGGACCTGGGCAGCGAGGCGGTGGCGCACTGTCTCCACCAGGTCGAGCACAAGAGCTTCCACAGCTTCTTCAACTACCCCGTCAGCGACCACCTCCGGGTGCAGTACACCACGGCGTGGATGCTGAGCGAGAGGTACGGCGGCTTCGACGCCGCGGTCCGGCGCATCGCACGGGGCCTGGCTCCGGAGTTCCTGTCCTCCGTGGTGGGCAGGGCATTCCTGGCGCTGACCCAGCAGGGGCCGAAGCAACTGATCGAACACGTACCGATGGCCTTCCGGGCGGTGGCGACCTTCGGAGAGGGCACGGTGCGGTGGACAAGCCCGAAGAGCGGCGTCCTCACCACGAAGCGCGACTTCCTGCTCTACGTGAGCCACGAGGGCGGACTGATGAGCCTGTTCCGCACGCTGAAGATCCAGGGCGCCTGGGTGCGCGGACGTCAGGTGGGGCCCCTCGCGAACGAGGTGGAGTTCTCCTGGGACTAG
- a CDS encoding carbohydrate-binding protein produces MKKLLPASLSFVLPLLASTPVWAQQTAPATWTEHWFEHNQTVSRVYQDNDVAVYFDSAVDRSITWPNSFVGSVWRYTRRTYGHFGTDSQLYAIFHTAKYSGGHPSTYFDASHDYRNVIDVGSSSTTAWTSGTGNDLDIVTHEVAHVVEGASKGVHNSPAFGLWGDSKWAEIFIYDVYLGLGRTSDANRWYNLMVNGTDSFPRANTHWFRDWFYPIYNNYGGATVLNRYFVLLAQYLPKNGSNYARNLNWGEFIHFWSGAAGVNLKTLATSAFGWPAEWETQFAQAQRDFPFTYANPGPSAVSVFQDQNHGGYGAALPVGRYTLSALNAWGVRNDDITSLKVASGYQVTLYADDNFGGASLIKTADDASLVDDGWNDAVSSLVVSSTGTSNPGTLIQAEAYSGMSGVSTEATTDSGGGSNVGYIETADWMAYNGIQFPSSGAYKVEYRVASPSGGSLSLDLNAGATVLGTVSIPATGGWQTWTTVSHTVNVTAGTYNVGIYAQAGGWNFNWFRITKL; encoded by the coding sequence ATGAAGAAACTCCTCCCCGCTTCGCTGTCCTTCGTGTTGCCATTGCTTGCTTCTACCCCCGTGTGGGCGCAGCAGACCGCGCCCGCCACCTGGACGGAGCACTGGTTCGAGCACAACCAGACCGTCTCCCGCGTCTATCAAGACAATGACGTGGCCGTGTACTTCGACTCGGCGGTGGACCGGTCCATCACCTGGCCCAACAGCTTCGTCGGCAGCGTATGGCGGTACACCCGGAGGACCTACGGGCACTTCGGAACGGACTCGCAGCTCTACGCCATCTTCCACACGGCCAAGTACAGCGGGGGACATCCCTCCACGTACTTCGACGCGAGTCACGACTACCGCAACGTGATCGACGTGGGGTCCAGCTCCACCACGGCCTGGACGAGCGGCACCGGCAATGACCTGGACATCGTCACGCACGAGGTCGCCCACGTCGTGGAAGGGGCCAGCAAGGGCGTGCACAACTCGCCCGCCTTCGGCTTGTGGGGCGACAGCAAGTGGGCGGAGATCTTCATCTACGACGTCTACCTGGGGCTGGGCCGCACCAGTGATGCCAATCGCTGGTACAACCTGATGGTGAACGGGACGGACAGCTTCCCCCGCGCCAACACCCACTGGTTCAGGGATTGGTTCTACCCCATCTACAACAACTACGGCGGAGCCACGGTGCTCAACCGGTACTTCGTCCTGCTCGCGCAGTACCTGCCGAAGAACGGGAGCAACTACGCGCGGAACCTGAACTGGGGCGAGTTCATCCACTTCTGGAGCGGCGCGGCGGGTGTCAATCTCAAGACCCTGGCCACCTCCGCCTTCGGCTGGCCCGCCGAGTGGGAGACGCAGTTCGCCCAGGCGCAGCGTGACTTCCCCTTCACCTACGCCAACCCGGGCCCCTCGGCCGTGTCCGTGTTCCAGGACCAGAACCACGGCGGTTACGGGGCGGCCCTGCCCGTGGGCCGCTACACCCTGTCGGCCCTGAATGCCTGGGGCGTGCGTAATGACGACATCACCTCCCTGAAGGTCGCCAGCGGCTACCAGGTCACCCTGTACGCCGATGACAACTTCGGTGGAGCCAGCCTCATCAAGACGGCGGACGATGCGTCGCTCGTCGACGACGGCTGGAACGACGCGGTGTCCTCGCTCGTGGTGAGCTCGACGGGGACGTCGAACCCCGGGACCCTCATCCAGGCGGAGGCCTACAGCGGGATGAGTGGCGTCAGCACCGAGGCCACCACCGATTCGGGCGGAGGCTCGAACGTGGGCTACATCGAAACGGCCGACTGGATGGCGTACAACGGCATCCAGTTCCCGTCCTCCGGCGCGTACAAGGTCGAGTACCGCGTCGCCAGTCCGTCCGGTGGCAGCCTGTCGCTGGACCTGAACGCGGGCGCCACGGTCCTCGGGACGGTGAGCATTCCGGCGACGGGTGGCTGGCAGACCTGGACCACCGTCTCGCATACGGTCAACGTGACGGCCGGCACGTACAACGTCGGCATCTACGCCCAGGCGGGCGGCTGGAACTTCAACTGGTTCCGCATCACGAAGCTGTGA
- a CDS encoding fatty acid desaturase family protein: MSRATPDFDPASVDVEGFLRDLRALRTEIDASVSEADHSHLRRIERWGRAATVLGLATCWLMPNPLSAVGLSLGRSTRWLLMHHVGHRGYDRVPGAPVERTSKGFARGGRRYLDWLDWMLPEAWVFEHNVLHHSHTGEDADPDLLERNAEGTLRSPERPLALRYLQLGLLAITWRASYYAPETLASLRRKRRPDSPLTREEWREVLLRGYAPYAAWNFVLLPALFLPLGAWAGFSALCNSLMAEVLTNLHTFLVVGPNHTGEDLYRFDSAPEGKGERYVQQVIGSANYRTGGDLNDYLHLWLNYQIEHHLFPDLSMLQYQRVQPKVRALCEKYGIPYVQESVWTRARKMVDIVVGKSSMRRLARREEASAPGPIPDVA, from the coding sequence ATGTCCCGCGCCACCCCCGACTTCGATCCCGCGTCCGTGGACGTGGAGGGCTTCCTGCGAGACCTCCGCGCGCTGCGTACCGAGATCGACGCCTCCGTCAGTGAGGCGGACCATTCACACCTGCGGCGCATCGAGCGCTGGGGCCGGGCGGCCACGGTGCTCGGCCTGGCCACGTGCTGGCTGATGCCCAACCCGCTGAGCGCGGTGGGGCTGAGCCTGGGCCGCTCCACGCGCTGGCTGTTGATGCACCACGTGGGACATCGCGGCTACGACCGGGTCCCGGGCGCTCCCGTCGAGCGCACGAGCAAGGGCTTCGCCAGGGGAGGGCGCCGCTACCTCGACTGGCTCGACTGGATGCTCCCCGAAGCCTGGGTGTTCGAGCACAACGTGCTCCACCACTCGCACACGGGCGAGGACGCGGATCCGGACCTGCTCGAGCGCAACGCCGAGGGCACCCTGCGCAGCCCGGAGCGTCCCCTCGCGCTGCGCTACCTCCAGCTCGGGTTGCTGGCGATCACCTGGCGGGCCAGCTACTACGCCCCGGAGACGCTGGCCTCCTTGCGTCGCAAGCGCCGCCCGGACAGCCCGCTCACCCGCGAGGAGTGGCGCGAGGTGCTGCTGCGCGGCTACGCGCCCTACGCCGCCTGGAACTTCGTCCTGCTGCCCGCGCTCTTCCTGCCGCTGGGCGCCTGGGCCGGCTTCAGCGCCTTGTGCAACTCGCTCATGGCCGAGGTGCTCACCAACCTGCACACCTTCCTCGTGGTGGGGCCCAACCACACGGGCGAGGACCTGTACCGCTTCGATTCCGCGCCCGAGGGCAAAGGCGAGCGCTACGTCCAGCAGGTGATCGGCAGCGCCAACTACCGTACGGGGGGCGACCTGAACGACTACCTCCACCTGTGGCTCAACTACCAGATCGAGCACCACCTCTTCCCGGACCTGTCGATGCTCCAGTACCAGCGCGTGCAGCCGAAGGTGCGCGCGCTGTGCGAGAAGTACGGCATCCCCTACGTGCAGGAGAGCGTCTGGACGCGCGCGCGGAAGATGGTGGACATCGTGGTGGGCAAGAGCTCCATGCGGCGGCTGGCGCGCCGTGAGGAGGCCTCGGCTCCCGGACCGATCCCCGATGTGGCGTGA